One genomic window of Aliiroseovarius sp. M344 includes the following:
- the lspA gene encoding signal peptidase II: protein MRVILIAAVLALVLDQGSKYHALYVLNLDRVGVVQIWPPYLVYQMAWNTGINFGLFGSDGTSMRWVLIALSLVISTWVIVWVRKENLGRLANVSAGLLVGGALGNVIDRIYYGAVVDFLNMSCCGIQNPFSFNVADIFVFAGAIGLVLFSSSKKTP, encoded by the coding sequence ATGCGTGTGATACTGATAGCCGCCGTTTTGGCCTTGGTGCTTGATCAGGGCAGCAAGTATCATGCGCTTTATGTCCTCAATCTGGATCGCGTCGGCGTGGTTCAGATTTGGCCGCCCTATCTGGTCTATCAGATGGCTTGGAACACCGGCATTAACTTTGGTTTGTTTGGGTCTGATGGCACATCAATGCGGTGGGTGTTGATTGCTCTCAGCCTTGTGATTTCGACTTGGGTCATAGTCTGGGTCCGCAAAGAAAATCTTGGCCGGTTGGCAAATGTTTCCGCGGGGCTGTTGGTTGGCGGCGCGTTGGGCAACGTCATTGACCGCATTTACTATGGGGCGGTGGTCGATTTTCTGAACATGTCGTGTTGCGGCATCCAGAACCCGTTTTCATTTAATGTGGCTGACATTTTCGTTTTTGCGGGCGCGATTGGTTTGGTTCTCTTCTCTTCATCGAAGAAGACCCCGTGA
- a CDS encoding M16 family metallopeptidase, which produces MRFILAAFLAIGLGTPADAKDGVSDFTLDNGLEVVVIEDHRAPVVVHMLWYRAGAADETPGVSGIAHFLEHLLFKATDTMEAGELSRIVAENGGSDNAFTSQDYTAYFQRIAADRLGLMMQMEADRMRNLRLAEDDIATERNVILEERAQRTDSDPSALFHEQMNAAAYMNHPYGTPVIGWRHEAAQLTRADALAFYERFYAPNNAILIVAGDVTPDDVKALAQEHYGPLAPTPDLAERKRLTEPPQLAARRLRFEDPRVSQPYVFRQYQAPERNAGSQEQAAALVYLAEILGGSGATSVLGRALQFEEPIAVYAGAGYGSVMLDGSEFSLVVYPTPGTSLADAEAALDREIAEFLEVGIDTEQFERIKFQIRADQVYSLDNAMSRAQQYGRALTSGLTIEDVQSWPDTLEAVTPEQVMDAARAVFDERKSVTGWLVPEGGEEM; this is translated from the coding sequence ATGCGGTTCATACTTGCTGCTTTTCTTGCCATCGGGCTGGGCACGCCTGCAGATGCCAAAGATGGTGTTTCGGATTTCACCCTAGACAACGGGCTAGAAGTCGTCGTGATCGAGGATCACCGCGCACCGGTTGTCGTGCATATGCTATGGTATCGCGCAGGGGCCGCGGATGAGACACCCGGCGTCTCAGGCATTGCGCATTTCCTTGAACATCTACTTTTCAAGGCGACCGACACGATGGAGGCGGGTGAGTTGAGCCGGATCGTTGCCGAAAATGGCGGATCCGACAATGCGTTCACCTCGCAAGACTACACGGCTTATTTCCAGCGCATCGCAGCGGACCGCCTTGGTTTAATGATGCAAATGGAAGCGGACCGGATGCGTAATTTGCGGCTGGCCGAAGATGACATTGCGACCGAAAGAAACGTCATATTGGAAGAGCGCGCGCAACGCACCGATAGCGATCCGTCAGCGCTGTTTCACGAACAGATGAATGCGGCGGCTTACATGAACCATCCCTATGGCACGCCCGTAATCGGGTGGCGCCACGAAGCGGCACAACTGACGCGGGCTGATGCGTTGGCCTTCTATGAAAGGTTCTATGCACCCAATAATGCCATTCTGATAGTGGCGGGTGACGTAACACCTGATGACGTCAAAGCCTTGGCTCAGGAACATTATGGCCCCTTGGCGCCCACGCCGGACCTTGCCGAGCGCAAACGCCTGACCGAACCGCCCCAGTTGGCCGCGCGTCGTTTGCGGTTTGAGGATCCCCGCGTCTCGCAGCCCTATGTATTCCGGCAATACCAAGCGCCAGAGCGCAATGCGGGGTCGCAGGAGCAGGCAGCCGCGTTGGTCTATCTGGCGGAAATTCTTGGCGGCAGCGGTGCCACCTCGGTTCTGGGGCGCGCGCTTCAGTTCGAAGAGCCAATCGCCGTTTACGCGGGTGCAGGCTATGGCTCGGTGATGCTGGATGGCAGCGAGTTTTCACTCGTTGTTTACCCAACGCCCGGCACCAGTCTTGCCGACGCCGAAGCCGCATTGGACCGCGAGATTGCCGAATTTCTTGAGGTCGGGATAGACACAGAGCAGTTTGAACGGATCAAATTTCAAATCCGCGCAGATCAGGTCTATTCGCTCGATAATGCGATGTCGCGGGCACAGCAATATGGGCGCGCCTTGACCTCAGGTCTGACGATCGAGGATGTGCAATCCTGGCCCGACACGCTAGAGGCCGTCACACCTGAGCAGGTGATGGACGCGGCACGGGCTGTCTTTGATGAACGCAAGTCAGTTACTGGCTGGCTTGTGCCCGAAGGCGGAGAGGAAATGTAA
- a CDS encoding RsmB/NOP family class I SAM-dependent RNA methyltransferase — protein MIKAVDPRHIAVDLLGDVLDEHRLLSEALPKRLAKVSPEDRARAQRLTLLALRNMDRSDRMLGPHLKKRPPARILNILRLGVAELCTGGAAHGVVNELVGVARANRETERLAGLVNAVLRKITDEAEKWGGLPVPRLPKWLRKPLIADYGKAQVEEIEALQAQTPPLDLTAKGSPEELAKRLGGVLLPTGSVRLQDAGQVTGLDGYDGGDWWVQDASAALPAKILAPQTGDRVLDMCAAPGGKTMQLAAMGADVTALDVSEVRMKRVAENLTRTGLSAEMVVGDALEFDVPQFDAILLDAPCSATGTIRRHPDLPHAKDGSEFPGLFELQEYMIDRALGLLKSGGRLVFCTCSLLIDEGEEQVRDALGRHPDVQVDLDALRLPGIEVSWFGPEGLRIMPNYRADLGGMDGFFITALRKA, from the coding sequence ATGATCAAGGCTGTAGACCCGCGACACATCGCGGTGGATCTGTTGGGGGATGTGCTGGACGAGCATCGTTTGCTGTCCGAAGCATTGCCGAAGCGACTGGCGAAAGTTTCGCCAGAAGATCGCGCGCGCGCCCAACGGCTGACCCTTTTGGCGCTGCGGAACATGGATCGGTCAGATCGCATGCTGGGCCCACATCTGAAAAAACGACCACCTGCGCGGATCCTGAATATTCTGCGCTTGGGTGTGGCAGAGCTCTGCACCGGCGGCGCCGCACATGGCGTCGTGAATGAACTGGTGGGCGTGGCGCGTGCCAATCGCGAAACTGAGCGGTTGGCAGGATTGGTCAATGCGGTTCTGCGCAAAATCACGGATGAAGCGGAAAAATGGGGCGGTTTGCCGGTACCGCGCCTGCCGAAATGGCTGCGTAAACCGTTGATTGCCGATTATGGCAAAGCGCAGGTCGAAGAGATTGAAGCGCTGCAAGCGCAAACCCCACCGCTTGATCTGACCGCCAAAGGCAGCCCCGAGGAGCTGGCTAAGCGGCTTGGTGGAGTGCTTTTGCCGACCGGTTCGGTGCGATTGCAGGATGCCGGGCAAGTGACCGGACTGGACGGGTATGACGGCGGTGATTGGTGGGTTCAGGATGCATCGGCGGCGCTGCCTGCGAAGATTCTGGCGCCTCAGACAGGTGATCGCGTGCTGGATATGTGCGCCGCTCCGGGCGGGAAGACCATGCAGTTGGCGGCAATGGGCGCTGATGTCACGGCTCTGGATGTGTCCGAGGTGAGGATGAAGCGGGTGGCTGAGAACCTTACGCGCACAGGATTGTCTGCGGAGATGGTCGTGGGCGACGCGCTGGAATTCGATGTGCCGCAGTTTGATGCGATCTTGTTGGATGCGCCGTGCTCGGCGACCGGGACGATCCGACGGCACCCGGATCTGCCGCATGCCAAGGATGGCAGCGAGTTTCCGGGCCTGTTTGAGCTGCAGGAATACATGATTGACCGGGCGCTTGGCTTGCTGAAGTCGGGCGGGCGACTGGTCTTTTGCACCTGTAGTCTGTTGATTGACGAGGGCGAAGAACAGGTGCGCGACGCTTTGGGTCGGCACCCGGATGTTCAGGTTGATCTGGATGCCTTGCGCCTTCCCGGCATTGAGGTCAGCTGGTTCGGCCCCGAAGGACTGCGGATCATGCCAAACTATCGCGCTGATCTGGGCGGGATGGACGGTTTCTTTATCACAGCGTTGCGGAAAGCCTGA
- a CDS encoding pitrilysin family protein: MIRLVYALATLVVITFPARAEITIQELTTPAGINVWLVEENTLPFTALEIRFRGGTSLDRPDKRGAVNLMVGLLEEGSGDLDARAFAEARETLAVSFSFGAYDDVVTVSAQFLTENRDAATDLLHAALTEPRFDQSAIDRVRAQVMSHLSARVTDPNAIAGEAWDKMAYGDHPYGTYQSGTPESVASLTRDDLETALADAIALDRIYVAAVGDISAGDLSQLLDRLFDGLPAKGAPLPERAEFSLTGGTTVVPFDTPQSVAMFGQVGITREDPDFFAAFVLNEVLGGRSSNSRLMNEVREKRGLTYGIGTYLADADLSETIMGHFSSQNGSMAEAIQVVRAEWAKIAEDGITQDELTAAQTYLTGSYPLRFDGNATIANIMVSMQMEDLPTDYIATRNDQVMAVTLDDTKRVAARLYDPNALHFVVVGQPDGVVSN, encoded by the coding sequence ATGATACGACTGGTTTATGCCCTTGCCACTTTGGTGGTCATAACATTCCCCGCCCGTGCAGAGATTACAATTCAGGAACTAACGACACCGGCTGGTATTAATGTTTGGCTGGTTGAGGAAAACACTCTGCCGTTCACCGCCTTGGAAATTCGGTTTCGTGGCGGCACCTCGCTTGACCGTCCTGACAAGCGCGGCGCGGTCAATCTGATGGTTGGCTTGCTGGAAGAAGGATCTGGTGATCTGGACGCCCGCGCCTTTGCCGAAGCGCGCGAAACGCTGGCAGTGTCGTTCAGCTTCGGGGCTTACGATGACGTGGTGACGGTCTCCGCGCAGTTCTTGACCGAAAACCGCGACGCCGCGACAGATCTTTTGCATGCAGCACTGACTGAACCTCGGTTTGATCAATCGGCGATAGACCGGGTGCGGGCGCAAGTGATGTCGCATCTTTCGGCCCGGGTCACGGACCCCAACGCTATAGCAGGAGAGGCGTGGGACAAGATGGCCTATGGCGACCATCCCTATGGCACCTATCAGTCCGGAACACCTGAAAGTGTGGCGTCCTTGACGCGTGATGACCTTGAGACTGCTTTGGCGGACGCGATTGCGTTGGATCGGATATATGTCGCTGCTGTTGGCGACATTTCGGCGGGTGATCTTAGCCAGCTATTAGATAGGCTTTTCGACGGATTGCCTGCCAAGGGGGCACCGCTGCCAGAGCGCGCAGAATTTTCTTTGACAGGTGGGACCACCGTGGTGCCATTTGACACGCCGCAGTCCGTCGCCATGTTCGGGCAGGTTGGTATTACGCGTGAAGACCCCGACTTCTTTGCGGCCTTTGTGCTGAACGAAGTTTTGGGCGGGCGCAGTTCGAACTCGCGCCTGATGAACGAGGTGCGCGAGAAACGCGGCCTGACTTATGGCATCGGGACATATCTGGCCGACGCTGATCTTTCCGAAACGATTATGGGGCATTTTTCCAGCCAAAACGGGTCGATGGCTGAAGCCATTCAGGTCGTGCGGGCAGAATGGGCCAAGATAGCCGAAGACGGCATCACGCAGGACGAGCTGACAGCCGCCCAAACCTATTTGACCGGGTCGTATCCGCTGCGGTTCGATGGCAATGCCACGATCGCGAACATCATGGTATCGATGCAGATGGAAGACCTGCCGACCGATTACATCGCCACGCGAAACGATCAGGTGATGGCTGTCACGTTGGACGATACAAAGCGTGTGGCAGCGAGATTGTATGACCCGAACGCACTGCATTTTGTGGTCGTCGGCCAACCTGATGGCGTTGTATCAAATTAA
- the purH gene encoding bifunctional phosphoribosylaminoimidazolecarboxamide formyltransferase/IMP cyclohydrolase: MTDLHPVRRALISVSDKTGLIDLGKALEKRGVEILSTGGSAKALRDAGVAVKDVADITGFPEMMDGRVKTLHPMVHGGLLALRDNDAHVASMKEHGIGAIDLLVVNLYPFEETVAKGADYDTCIENIDIGGPAMIRAAAKNHAFVNVVVDVQDYDKLLGDMDQHDGKTCPKFRKKLAQRAYARTAAYDAAVSTWMADALELEAPRRRAFAGELKQTLRYGENSHQKAAFYTDGSNRPGVATATQLQGKELSYNNINDTDAAFELVAEFDPADGPAVAIIKHANPCGVAQGATLAEAYQKAFDCDRTSAFGGIVALNQPLDADTAAKIVEIFTEVVIAPGASDEAREIFAAKKNLRLLLTDGLPDTRAPLTAYKQVSGGMLVQDKDVGFIGLEDLKVVTEKAPTDEQLRDLLFAWKVGKHVKSNAIVYVKDQATVGVGAGQMSRLDSANVAAAKAQRMADELGLPESLAKGSAVASDAFFPFPDGLLEAAAAGASCVIQPGGSMRDNEVIDAANNAGLAMVFTGMRHFRH, from the coding sequence ATGACCGACCTTCATCCCGTGCGCCGCGCGTTGATTTCCGTATCTGATAAGACTGGCCTGATTGATCTGGGCAAAGCGCTGGAAAAGCGCGGCGTCGAGATTCTGTCGACAGGTGGATCGGCAAAGGCGTTGCGTGATGCGGGCGTGGCTGTGAAGGACGTCGCTGACATCACGGGCTTTCCCGAAATGATGGATGGACGGGTCAAGACCCTGCACCCGATGGTTCATGGTGGCCTGCTTGCGCTGCGCGACAATGATGCGCATGTGGCGTCGATGAAGGAACACGGGATCGGCGCGATCGACCTGCTGGTCGTGAACCTTTACCCGTTTGAAGAAACTGTCGCCAAGGGTGCCGATTATGACACCTGCATCGAAAATATCGACATTGGCGGTCCCGCGATGATCCGCGCGGCTGCCAAGAACCACGCTTTCGTCAATGTGGTGGTCGATGTACAGGACTATGACAAGCTTTTGGGCGACATGGACCAGCACGATGGGAAAACCTGCCCGAAATTTCGCAAGAAGCTGGCTCAGCGCGCTTATGCCCGGACCGCCGCATATGACGCCGCCGTGTCGACATGGATGGCGGATGCGCTTGAACTGGAAGCACCCCGCCGCCGCGCCTTTGCAGGCGAGCTGAAACAGACCTTGCGCTATGGCGAGAACAGCCACCAGAAAGCCGCGTTCTATACGGACGGGTCGAACCGCCCCGGCGTAGCGACAGCAACCCAACTTCAGGGCAAAGAGCTGAGCTATAACAACATCAACGACACTGATGCGGCGTTTGAACTGGTCGCTGAATTTGATCCAGCGGACGGCCCCGCTGTTGCCATCATCAAGCACGCTAATCCTTGCGGCGTCGCGCAAGGAGCGACGCTTGCCGAAGCCTATCAAAAGGCATTTGACTGCGACCGCACCTCGGCTTTCGGGGGAATTGTTGCGCTGAACCAACCGCTGGATGCAGACACAGCCGCCAAGATCGTCGAAATTTTTACCGAGGTCGTGATTGCGCCCGGCGCGTCCGATGAAGCGCGCGAGATTTTTGCAGCAAAGAAAAATTTGCGTCTGTTGTTGACCGATGGATTGCCTGACACCCGCGCGCCGCTGACCGCATATAAGCAAGTGTCCGGTGGTATGCTCGTGCAGGATAAGGATGTGGGCTTTATCGGCCTTGAAGATCTGAAAGTCGTGACAGAAAAAGCGCCGACGGATGAGCAACTGCGCGATCTTCTGTTCGCCTGGAAAGTTGGCAAGCATGTTAAATCCAATGCGATTGTCTATGTGAAAGATCAGGCAACCGTCGGTGTCGGCGCCGGACAAATGAGCCGCCTAGACAGCGCCAATGTCGCCGCCGCCAAAGCACAACGCATGGCAGACGAACTTGGTTTGCCGGAAAGCCTTGCCAAAGGCTCGGCAGTCGCGTCGGATGCCTTCTTCCCTTTCCCGGACGGATTGCTGGAAGCCGCCGCCGCTGGTGCCAGCTGTGTGATCCAGCCCGGCGGATCAATGCGCGACAACGAAGTGATCGACGCTGCCAACAACGCCGGGCTTGCCATGGTGTTCACCGGTATGCGCCACTTCCGGCACTGA
- the mutL gene encoding DNA mismatch repair endonuclease MutL: protein MSVDNPQISPVRLPDRRSGVLPVIRQLDDAAINRIAAGEVVERPASAVKELVENALDAGATRIDVTYADGGKTMIRVTDDGCGIAPDDLPLAMSRHATSKIDGSDLLDIHTFGFRGEALPSLGSVGRLTITSRADEFDAATIRVAGGDVSAVKPAALSGGTVVELRDLFFATPARLKFMRTDRAEAQAITDVIKRLAMAEPHVGFTLRDVSGGGDGRVTFRADPETGDMFDALGGRLATILGREFSENAIQIDAERGGLRLTGYAALPTYSRGAAVAQFLFVNGRPVKDKLLTGALRAAYFDFLSRDRHPAAALFISCDPHLVDVNVHPAKSEVRFREPGIARGLIVSGLRHALASAGHRASTTVAGATLGAMRPEQTQPRVYQMDRPGTGAIREAYASQAPATDMRGFAEMSTPSARYDPVVDALADTPQEALPLGAARAQVHENYIIAQTETGMVIVDQHAAHERLVYEKLKRQMAENGVARQALLIPEIVELSSGDVARLLEVAENLAAMGLVIEPFGGDAIAVRETPAILGEINATAMIKDVLDELADLGDSNKVQAKIEAVLSRVACHGSIRSGRWMRPEEMNALLREMEATPHSGQCNHGRPTYVELKLADIERLFGRT from the coding sequence ATGTCCGTGGATAACCCCCAAATAAGCCCGGTGCGGCTCCCTGACCGCCGTTCGGGCGTTCTCCCTGTCATCCGCCAACTGGATGATGCCGCGATCAACCGGATTGCGGCGGGCGAGGTTGTGGAGCGCCCGGCTTCCGCCGTGAAAGAGCTGGTGGAAAACGCGCTGGATGCAGGTGCCACGCGGATTGACGTGACCTATGCGGATGGCGGCAAGACCATGATCCGCGTCACCGACGACGGCTGCGGAATTGCCCCAGATGATTTGCCACTGGCGATGTCACGCCATGCCACGTCGAAAATTGACGGCTCGGATTTGCTGGATATTCACACGTTCGGGTTTCGCGGCGAAGCGCTGCCGTCGCTTGGTTCGGTTGGTCGGTTGACCATCACGTCGCGGGCCGATGAGTTCGATGCCGCAACGATCCGCGTTGCTGGCGGTGATGTTAGCGCTGTGAAGCCAGCAGCCTTGTCCGGCGGCACGGTGGTCGAACTGCGTGACCTTTTCTTTGCGACGCCCGCGCGGTTGAAATTCATGCGCACCGACCGGGCCGAGGCACAGGCGATCACCGACGTGATCAAGCGCCTTGCGATGGCTGAACCACATGTGGGGTTCACTTTGCGCGATGTATCGGGCGGCGGCGATGGCCGTGTGACCTTCCGGGCTGACCCCGAAACCGGCGATATGTTCGATGCGCTTGGCGGGCGACTTGCAACAATCCTTGGCCGCGAGTTCAGCGAGAATGCCATTCAGATCGACGCCGAGCGTGGCGGGTTGCGATTGACTGGATACGCGGCGCTGCCGACCTATTCACGCGGGGCTGCTGTGGCGCAGTTTCTGTTCGTCAACGGTCGTCCTGTAAAGGATAAGTTGCTGACTGGTGCGCTGCGAGCTGCTTATTTTGATTTTCTCAGCCGCGACCGACATCCGGCGGCTGCGTTGTTCATTTCGTGTGATCCTCATCTGGTGGATGTAAATGTGCACCCCGCAAAATCCGAAGTCCGGTTCCGCGAACCCGGCATAGCGCGTGGGTTAATTGTGTCTGGCCTGCGCCATGCACTGGCGAGTGCTGGACACCGCGCCTCGACGACCGTCGCGGGGGCAACATTGGGTGCGATGCGCCCCGAACAGACCCAGCCCCGCGTCTATCAGATGGATCGGCCGGGCACGGGCGCAATCCGTGAAGCCTATGCTTCGCAAGCGCCTGCCACTGACATGCGCGGCTTTGCCGAGATGTCCACGCCCTCGGCGCGCTACGACCCGGTTGTCGATGCCCTTGCTGATACGCCGCAAGAGGCGCTGCCCCTTGGGGCGGCCCGCGCGCAGGTGCATGAGAACTACATCATTGCGCAGACCGAGACCGGGATGGTGATCGTCGACCAGCACGCGGCGCATGAACGGCTGGTTTACGAGAAGCTCAAACGACAGATGGCGGAGAACGGCGTGGCCCGGCAGGCGCTGCTGATCCCTGAGATTGTCGAGCTGTCGTCCGGCGATGTGGCGCGGCTGTTGGAGGTGGCGGAAAACCTCGCCGCCATGGGGCTGGTTATTGAACCCTTCGGTGGTGACGCGATTGCCGTGCGCGAAACCCCCGCCATTCTGGGCGAAATCAACGCGACGGCGATGATCAAGGACGTGCTGGACGAACTGGCGGACCTTGGCGATAGCAATAAAGTGCAGGCCAAGATCGAGGCGGTCCTGTCCCGCGTCGCCTGCCATGGCTCGATCCGTTCTGGCCGCTGGATGCGACCTGAAGAAATGAATGCGCTGTTGCGCGAGATGGAGGCGACGCCCCATTCGGGCCAGTGCAACCACGGGCGCCCCACTTACGTCGAGCTTAAACTTGCAGATATCGAAAGGCTGTTTGGACGCACATGA
- a CDS encoding DUF3035 domain-containing protein yields the protein MRFFSVKLLAILCAGIFLTACSRGGDPQLMNLRSSQAGPDEFSILPTKPLQEPENYAALPPPTPGGTNVSDPTPNADAVAALGGQLRSTGLRGGEGALVTAASRYGVSPSIRSQLAAEDLKWRQENRGKLLERLFNVNVYYSAYEAQELDQHRELERMRRRGIWTPAAPPNPVVSQ from the coding sequence ATGCGATTTTTTTCCGTGAAGCTTTTGGCCATTCTTTGCGCCGGTATTTTTCTGACTGCCTGTTCGCGGGGCGGTGATCCCCAGTTGATGAACTTGCGGTCCAGCCAGGCAGGCCCGGATGAATTTTCTATTCTGCCGACGAAACCCCTGCAGGAACCCGAAAACTATGCTGCTTTGCCACCGCCAACGCCGGGCGGCACCAACGTCTCAGATCCGACACCTAACGCAGACGCTGTTGCGGCGCTTGGTGGGCAACTTCGTAGCACCGGGCTCCGTGGCGGAGAGGGCGCGCTTGTCACCGCCGCCAGCCGATACGGCGTTTCACCGAGCATTCGCAGCCAGCTTGCTGCAGAGGATCTGAAGTGGCGTCAGGAGAACCGCGGTAAACTTCTTGAGCGGTTGTTCAACGTAAATGTCTATTACAGCGCCTATGAGGCGCAAGAACTTGACCAGCATCGTGAACTTGAACGCATGCGCCGCCGAGGGATTTGGACGCCTGCTGCCCCACCCAACCCGGTGGTTTCACAATAA
- a CDS encoding heparinase II/III family protein → MHQDGFSGFKTRFANRLQAKRAARARPATGFVSQPEPRTIGAFARGKQLIAGNYLFAGHLVNSPSAGLWDVPPPSQGFSEETQGFIWLDDLASVGDGEARKRAQAWVLGWIDNYGRGDGDGWTPDLTGRRLIRWINHAIFLIAGMDSDQSRAFFRSLGQQTIFLSRRWHAATPGLPRFEALTGLIYAGLGLEGMERHVAPAVKALARECAEQIDHEGGIPTRNPEELLDVFTLLNWAALALSESGRQAPADHVGAIERIAPTLRALRHADGGLARFHGGGRGLEGRLDHALATSGVRAGQTTELSMGYTRLNAGRTSLIVDTAPPPAGMASANAHASTLAFELTSGRRPLVVNCGSGAHFGADWHKAGRATPSHSVLGLAGLSSSQLGAARNYGGGAKVFLTSIPAKVHLQRLNEDNGSGVVAAHDGYIKSHGLTHMRRIEMGDTGRGVSGEDTLAAVSDADQARFDRAMDQVALQGIPFSIRFHLHPDVDAALDLGGTAVSMALRSGEIWVFRFEGRGELALESSVYLEKTRLKPRKTKQVVLSGVAMDYATRIRWTLAKAQETPLVLRDLERGDTAELPS, encoded by the coding sequence GTGCATCAAGACGGTTTTTCCGGGTTCAAAACCCGTTTCGCGAATCGCTTACAGGCTAAGCGGGCAGCGCGTGCGCGCCCGGCAACGGGCTTTGTTTCACAACCTGAACCCCGTACCATCGGCGCTTTTGCCCGCGGCAAGCAGTTGATTGCGGGCAATTATCTGTTCGCCGGTCATCTGGTGAATTCTCCGAGTGCCGGGTTGTGGGATGTGCCGCCACCCAGTCAGGGCTTTTCCGAGGAAACACAGGGGTTTATCTGGTTGGATGATTTGGCCAGCGTGGGAGATGGCGAGGCGCGAAAACGCGCGCAAGCTTGGGTCTTGGGCTGGATAGATAATTACGGCAGAGGCGATGGCGATGGCTGGACGCCAGATCTGACAGGTCGGCGGCTGATCCGCTGGATCAACCATGCCATTTTCCTGATCGCCGGAATGGACTCCGATCAAAGCCGCGCCTTTTTTCGCTCGCTCGGTCAACAAACCATATTTCTGTCGCGTCGGTGGCATGCCGCAACGCCGGGGTTGCCTCGGTTTGAGGCACTGACCGGCTTGATCTATGCCGGGCTCGGGCTTGAGGGGATGGAGCGTCATGTCGCCCCTGCGGTGAAGGCGCTTGCGCGGGAATGTGCCGAACAGATTGACCATGAAGGCGGAATTCCCACCCGCAACCCAGAAGAGCTGTTGGATGTGTTCACGCTTCTGAACTGGGCCGCGCTGGCATTGTCGGAAAGCGGGCGGCAAGCGCCAGCGGACCATGTTGGGGCGATTGAGCGGATCGCGCCGACATTGCGTGCGCTAAGACATGCCGATGGCGGTTTGGCCCGGTTCCATGGTGGTGGGCGCGGGCTTGAGGGGCGATTGGATCACGCGCTGGCCACGTCGGGCGTGCGCGCCGGGCAGACGACAGAGTTGTCGATGGGCTACACGCGGCTTAATGCCGGGCGGACTAGCCTGATCGTTGACACCGCGCCGCCGCCGGCCGGCATGGCGTCTGCCAATGCCCATGCCTCGACGCTTGCGTTTGAACTGACCTCGGGCAGGCGGCCTTTGGTGGTGAATTGCGGGTCCGGGGCGCATTTTGGCGCAGACTGGCACAAGGCCGGGCGGGCCACGCCTTCGCATTCCGTGTTGGGGCTGGCAGGTTTGTCATCTTCGCAGCTTGGCGCGGCGCGTAACTATGGTGGTGGTGCCAAGGTTTTTTTGACCTCAATCCCGGCCAAGGTCCATTTGCAGCGTTTGAACGAAGACAACGGTTCGGGCGTGGTGGCCGCCCATGACGGATATATCAAAAGCCATGGCCTGACCCACATGCGGCGCATTGAAATGGGCGATACCGGACGCGGTGTGTCTGGCGAGGATACGCTGGCTGCGGTGTCCGACGCCGATCAGGCCCGGTTTGACCGCGCAATGGATCAAGTGGCGCTGCAGGGCATTCCGTTCAGCATTCGGTTTCATTTGCATCCGGATGTGGATGCGGCGCTTGATCTGGGTGGAACGGCGGTGTCCATGGCACTGAGATCGGGCGAAATTTGGGTCTTCCGCTTTGAAGGGCGCGGCGAATTGGCGCTGGAAAGCAGCGTTTATCTTGAAAAGACGCGCTTGAAGCCCCGGAAAACGAAACAAGTGGTTCTATCTGGCGTCGCAATGGATTATGCGACACGCATCCGCTGGACGCTGGCCAAAGCGCAGGAAACCCCATTGGTTTTGCGCGACCTTGAGCGTGGCGATACAGCGGAGCTGCCAAGTTAA
- a CDS encoding DUF1674 domain-containing protein → MSDTPAKPETSPSQKKRELPPAAQRALAEAAERRKKFEAEAKSRPTELGGRDGPEPVRYGDWEKKGIAIDF, encoded by the coding sequence ATGTCAGACACACCAGCAAAACCTGAAACCAGCCCATCCCAAAAGAAGCGGGAACTTCCCCCGGCTGCGCAACGCGCTTTGGCTGAAGCCGCTGAACGCCGAAAGAAGTTTGAGGCAGAGGCCAAATCCCGCCCCACGGAACTGGGTGGTCGCGACGGCCCGGAACCAGTGCGCTATGGCGATTGGGAAAAGAAGGGCATCGCAATCGACTTCTGA